In one Candidatus Aminicenantes bacterium genomic region, the following are encoded:
- the rpsC gene encoding 30S ribosomal protein S3, translating into MGQKTHPFGFRLGFNKGWLSLWYGKGQNYIDQFHTDIQIRKRVKEKYKHAGIASIEIKRIADTIRVQINTARPGILIGKGGSGVQELKKFISTITKKTMDKILVDVIEIRNPELVAQLIAEGVAFQIQRRISYRRAMRKVVDSTLRAGATGVKVRVSGRLGGAEIARAEWYLVGKLPLQTLRADIDYGFTEAFTDYGQIGIKVWVYCGDKEKERYRRQEIEIEEKGE; encoded by the coding sequence ATGGGACAGAAAACACATCCGTTCGGTTTTCGCTTGGGGTTCAACAAGGGCTGGCTCTCTTTGTGGTATGGCAAGGGACAGAATTACATCGACCAGTTCCACACCGATATCCAGATCCGAAAACGCGTCAAGGAAAAATACAAGCACGCCGGGATCGCCTCGATCGAGATCAAGCGCATCGCCGACACCATCCGCGTGCAGATCAACACGGCGCGGCCGGGCATCCTGATCGGCAAGGGCGGCTCGGGCGTCCAGGAACTGAAGAAGTTCATCAGCACCATCACCAAGAAGACCATGGACAAGATCCTGGTCGACGTCATCGAGATCCGCAACCCGGAACTGGTCGCGCAACTGATCGCCGAGGGCGTGGCCTTCCAGATCCAGCGCCGCATTTCCTACCGCCGCGCCATGCGCAAGGTGGTTGATTCAACCCTGCGCGCCGGGGCGACCGGGGTCAAGGTCAGGGTTTCCGGCCGTTTGGGCGGAGCCGAGATAGCCCGCGCCGAGTGGTACCTGGTGGGCAAGCTTCCGCTGCAGACGTTGCGGGCCGATATCGATTACGGCTTCACCGAGGCATTCACCGACTACGGCCAGATCGGCATCAAGGTCTGGGTGTACTGCGGCGACAAGGAGAAGGAGCGCTACCGCAGGCAAGAGATCGAAATAGAAGAGAAAGGAGAATAG
- the rplV gene encoding 50S ribosomal protein L22: MSEIAVAKGKYLKISPQKSQLIVNLIKGKDAGEALTILKFSRRKKAAGIVMDILRSAIANAQVKFPNIDVDNLYIARTHVGQAPYLKRFRPAPRGRAMRILKRYAHISLYLDERKGK, translated from the coding sequence ATGAGTGAAATCGCTGTGGCCAAAGGAAAATATTTGAAGATTTCCCCTCAGAAGAGCCAGTTGATCGTCAACCTGATCAAGGGCAAGGACGCCGGCGAAGCCTTGACCATCCTGAAGTTCTCCCGGCGCAAGAAAGCGGCCGGTATCGTGATGGACATCCTGCGCTCGGCCATCGCCAACGCCCAGGTCAAGTTCCCGAACATCGACGTCGACAACCTTTACATCGCCAGGACCCATGTCGGCCAGGCGCCGTACCTGAAGCGCTTCCGGCCGGCGCCGCGCGGCCGGGCCATGCGCATCCTGAAACGCTATGCGCATATCAGCTTATACTTAGACGAAAGGAAGGGGAAATAA